One Diabrotica virgifera virgifera chromosome 3, PGI_DIABVI_V3a genomic window carries:
- the LOC114334455 gene encoding polygalacturonase — protein sequence MGFSVLLFLSLLALISGTSVLQATNNTEAVGDSCTITQYSQVDGVLKSCTNIILSNVEVPSGKSLNLYLRDGSTLTVRGTISFDVGYNNIWLVTISGNNIKVIGEKGSLFHGHGEKYWDGHGGSGGVTKPKLLQILNVNNAHFSNINLKNCPMFCTGITKAKDLTIDGWNADCAEGDKLGRNTDGIGISWSQHVYINNAYIHNQDQCLYVNQGSDMVFTGIHCVGSNGICATAGFSKTSYEENTTKNITFHNCVLEGGLTGVQVIAMADGGPGEITDIHFQSIILKGVRQQGVYVQMDYGNDGHPNNNIAVTGLKLSHVTGTVSGNSARPYYIKCGAKCSNWIFNDVQVTGGGVKSSCNYKPSGFNC from the exons ATGGGGTTTTCAGTACTTCTGTTTTTGTCATTACTGGCTCTAATATCCGGTACCTCAGTATTACAGGCAACTAACAATACAGAAGCAGTGGGTGATTCTTGTACTATTACACAGTACTCACAAGTAGATGGTGTACTAAAATCCTGTACTAATATTATTTTAAGTAATGTAGAAGTACCTAGTGGAAAAtccttaaatttatatttaagagATGGTTCCACTTTGACTGTCAGAGGTACCATTAGTTTTGATGTAGGCTACAACAATATTTGGTTAGTTACTATCTCTGGAAATAATATTAAAGTAATCGGAGAAAAAG GTTCACTTTTCCATGGTCATGGTGAGAAATACTGGGACGGTCATGGAGGTAGTGGCGGTGTTACCAAACCAAAACTGCTACAAATCTTAAACGTCAATAATGCCCATTTTAGCAACATCAACTTAAAAAATTGTCCAATGTTTTGTACTGGCATCACAAAGGCTAAGGATTTGACCATAGATGGTTGGAATGCTGATTGTGCTGAAGGAGATAAA tTAGGAAGAAACACTGACGGAATAGGCATCTCGTGGTCTCAACACGTTTACATCAATAACGCTTATATCCATAACCAAGACCAATGTTTGTATGTCAATCAAGGATCTGATATGGTATTTACTGGCATCCACTGCGTTGGCTCAAATGGTATTTGCGCTACAGCAGGCTTCAGCAAAACTTCATACGAAGAGAATACTACGAAAAATATAACATTCCACAATTGCGTTTTAGAAGGAGGACTTACAGGTGTTCAGGTTATAGCCATGGCTGATGGTGGACCAGGAGAAATAACGGATATTCATTTCCAGAGTATTATTCTTAAAG GTGTTAGGCAACAAGGAGTCTACGTTCAAATGGACTACGGTAATGACGGCCATCCCAACAACAATATAGCTGTCACAGGACTAAAATTGTCACACGTTACTGGAACTGTCTCAGGAAACTCAGCTAGACCTTACTACATTAAATGTGGAGCCAAGTGTTCAAATTGGATATTCAACGATGTTCAAGTTACAGGAGGTGGCGTCAAAAGCTCGTGTAATTATAAGCCATCCGGATTTAACTGTTAG
- the LOC126881106 gene encoding uncharacterized protein LOC126881106, whose amino-acid sequence MSKIFTFIVIAVAICIQSSRADDKPEGMDECLKKSGATVEDILARPNKNTNEIRCFRKCMLEKQGMIDGSGSIHKDLFDKAYPKAAAHFDDATIATLKACIGSIEKIFNCDDMVKVRECFKKAHS is encoded by the exons ATgagtaaaatatttacttttatcGTTATAGCAGTAGCAATATGT ATCCAGTCGTCAAGGGCCGACGATAAACCAGAGGGCATGGACGAATGTCTGAAAAAATCTGGAGCTACAGTAGAGGACATTTTAGCCAGACCTAATAAAAATACCAATGAAATTAGATGTTTTCGGAAATGCATGCTAGAAAAACAAGGTATGATTGATGGTTCTGGTTCTATCCATAAAGATCTATTCGATAAAGCTTATCCAAAAGCAGCTGCGCACTTTGATGATGCTACAATTGCAACATTGAAGGCCTGTATCGGCAGtatcgaaaaaatttttaactgCGACGATATGGTTAAAGTACGAGAGTGTTTCAAGAAAGCTCATTCATAA